From the Paraflavitalea soli genome, the window CCGATGATTACGCAAAAAAGCCAGGCTGATCTGCCCGGCACACCGGTTGCCAAAAATGTATTGACGCTGCCTGATGGATCGCAGATATTGCTGGACGAAGTAAAGAACGGTCGCATAGCCACACTGGGGCATACGACAATTACCCGGCAGGAAAACCGCATCATCTATACCACCACAGATGCCGGTGATGATGCAGGTTATCACGTGATCTCCACAGCACGGGGTTCGGCGTACGAAGTAGTGCTCACAGATGGCAGTCATATATGGCTGAATGCCGCCTCGTCCATAGGTTTTCCCACTGCTTTTTCCGGGTCCGAACGTATTGTAGACCTGTCGGGGCAGGCCTGGTTTGATGTACAACATGCTGATAAGGTCCCTTTCCTTGTTCATTCCCGTACGCTTACGACCACGGTACTGGGAACAGCCTTCGACATCAAAGATTACCCAGGTGAAAGTGACCGGACAGTATCTGTGCAACGTGGTAAAGTAAAGGTACAGGCAGGTGACAAGGTAGTAGCTATGCTGACAAAGGGACAACAGGTAAAACTACAAGCCGACATGGTTCAACAGCAGGGCATCGATACATTGGCAATAGCCGGCTGGAAGAAGGGTGACCTGATCTATGATGACGTGTCCCTTGCCACCGTTGTAGCCGACCTGCAGCGGGTATTCAACGATTCCATCGTCATTAAAGATACTGCCCTTGCAAAGACAAGAATCAGGAGTAAATTCCAAAAGGATGCGGGTATACAACAAATACTTGACATACTCAGCGTTACCATTGACAGACCGCTCGCCAAAAAGAACGGCATTTTCATTATAGAATAAGCAAACACCTATAACAATTGTATGAAACGGATCATCCCCATCCTGTTACTGGTATCCTGTGCCCTGTTGATAATAAACCGCAGCCATGCGCAGGACATCAGCAAAGAGACTATAAGCATCGACCTGAAAAATGTAACACTGAAGGAGGCACTGAACACGATAGAAAAATTAACACGCTTTAAATTCACGTATAAGTCAGCGGTGATAGCCGGCATACGCAACATCCGTTACCAGCAGCAACATGTGCCGGTGAAGAAGGTGCTCGATGACCTTCTGCTCCAAAACGGGTTACAGTATGAGCAGGTACAAACGTATATAATCATAAAAAAGCCAGGGGGCACAGGGGCACAAACAGCAACGGTATATGGATTTGTAACGGTTGTGCAATCGGGTGAAGCGCTGATCGGGTCTACCGTCAGTTTAACTGGTCCTAAAACGTACACCACGCTTACCAATGCCTATGGATTTTATTCGCTTACGGTGCCCGTGGGAGAATATGTATTGAACAGTTCGCATGTGGGATTTACAGAGCACATAGAAAACCTCGTGATCGGGGAAAACCAACGCCATCCTATAGCGCTGCCAGTGAAAGAGGCGGATACGATGCAGGCGGTGATCGTATCTTCTGCCGGCAAAAAAAGCATGGTTCAAAATGTGATAACCGGCAATCACCGATTGAGCACGCTGGAAATAAAAAGAATTGCCATGGGCGGCAGTGAACCGGATGTATTGAAAAGTTTGCAGTTCTTACCGGGCATCCAGTCTGCTGCAGAAGGCACCACGAATTTATCGGTACGGGGCGGTTCTTACGACCAGAACCTGATCCTGCTGGATGAGGCGCCGGTATACAATCCTACGCACTCGCTTGGTTTCTTCTCTGCTTTTAATACGGATGCGCTGAAAGATGTGGCCATTTATAAAGGCGTATTTCCGGCGCAATATGGCGGTCGGCTTTCTTCGGTCATAGATATCCGCATGAAAGAAGGCAATAACAAGCAGCATGCGCTTACCGGCGGTATTGGTTTGATTGCCAGCCGGCTTACCTGGGAAGGCCCGATTAAAAAAGAGAGGTCTTCTTTCATGATCTCCGGCAGGTACAGCAATACTGGCGCGTTGTTGAATACAGCCTACAGGTTGAAGGTAATCGATGCCGGTACCAGCAGGAACAAGGTTTCCTTCTATGACCTGAATGCCAAGTTCAATACAGCGCTTGGCCGCCGGGACCACCTGTATTTATCGGCTTACACCGGATATGATAATTTCTATTTACTGCCACTCGATATGGAGACGCGTACGAATTGGG encodes:
- a CDS encoding FecR family protein, translating into MSERDVNDPVYYQELVHKLASGTIKPAERQELEQWYNSHQDHPVEIPTSFAVSEADHEKRLLAKIRQQAGLDTTDAPVHSARIRTIYRWAAAAAVLVLIGTGIYFFNDRRHAGPMITQKSQADLPGTPVAKNVLTLPDGSQILLDEVKNGRIATLGHTTITRQENRIIYTTTDAGDDAGYHVISTARGSAYEVVLTDGSHIWLNAASSIGFPTAFSGSERIVDLSGQAWFDVQHADKVPFLVHSRTLTTTVLGTAFDIKDYPGESDRTVSVQRGKVKVQAGDKVVAMLTKGQQVKLQADMVQQQGIDTLAIAGWKKGDLIYDDVSLATVVADLQRVFNDSIVIKDTALAKTRIRSKFQKDAGIQQILDILSVTIDRPLAKKNGIFIIE